From Bradyrhizobium sp. NDS-1, the proteins below share one genomic window:
- a CDS encoding PAS domain-containing sensor histidine kinase: protein MRNRMTTADALNDPLPETIAAERLRQHLEDVARERDNAYRALQEREAELARIQRIGKVGGVEVDFREGFKNRRSPEYLMIHGLPPEAADESHEDWVNRLHPEDREATVKHFLEALAGTSEDYTAAYRIIRPNDGETRWIRVVAKIERDKDGRAIRLVGAHIDITDQMLARETLRESEERFRLIADSAPVPIWVTKLDRKRSFANQAYVDFVGLPYDQAIDFDWRKVLHPDDLPHVLQQSVQGEASLKPFVLEARYKNASGEWRWLRSESQPRWDPTGKHIGFIGVAHDITVAKQAEIELRQLNETLEERIAQRTAELESNEARLRAILETSNQYQGLVNLRGELLYANKTALDGIDASSSDVIGKPLWETPWFSATEGMSAQVQDAFHTVLKGEAVRLEMRLRLPVGERDFDFGMRPVLDRHGNITGAVPEAVDITERRRGEEALRQSQKMEAIGQLTGGVAHDFNNLLTIIRSATDFLRRRELPEERRRRYVDAISETVERASKLTAQLLAFARRQPLKPQIFNVGSQVEGVAQLVRPLVGGRIEIVVEIDDADCFTVADIAQFETALINLAINARDAMDGEGRLTIAVRKVQGIPSLRAQSARGGDYVAISVADTGSGIAPDHLDSIFEPFFTTKEVGKGTGLGLSQAFGFAKQSEGDIAVTSTQGHGATFTMYLPQAQSPAAEKETAALTHEAAITGRGYRVLVVEDNDDVGQFSTELLEDLGYVVRRVANANAALTILGENEFSVDLVFSDVIMPGMNGVELAGVIRERYPGLPVVLTSGYSNVLAENAHRGFELIQKPYSVESLSRILRKAITEKLSVAR from the coding sequence GTGCGCAACCGCATGACAACGGCCGATGCCTTGAACGATCCCTTGCCCGAAACCATCGCCGCCGAAAGGCTGCGCCAGCATCTCGAAGACGTCGCGCGCGAGCGCGACAACGCCTATCGTGCGCTTCAGGAGCGCGAGGCCGAGCTCGCACGCATCCAGCGCATTGGCAAGGTCGGCGGCGTCGAGGTCGACTTCCGCGAAGGGTTCAAGAACCGCCGCTCGCCCGAATATCTCATGATTCATGGCCTGCCGCCCGAGGCCGCCGACGAATCGCACGAGGATTGGGTCAATCGGCTCCATCCCGAGGATCGCGAAGCAACCGTCAAGCATTTCTTGGAGGCGCTCGCCGGCACGAGCGAAGACTACACCGCCGCATACCGCATCATCCGCCCCAATGACGGCGAGACCCGCTGGATCCGGGTCGTCGCCAAGATCGAGCGCGACAAGGATGGCCGCGCCATCCGCCTCGTGGGCGCCCATATCGACATCACCGACCAGATGCTCGCGCGCGAGACCCTGCGCGAGAGCGAGGAACGCTTTCGGTTGATCGCCGACAGCGCGCCGGTACCGATCTGGGTGACCAAGCTCGATCGCAAGCGGTCCTTCGCCAACCAGGCCTATGTCGATTTCGTCGGCCTGCCCTATGATCAGGCCATCGATTTCGACTGGCGCAAGGTGCTGCATCCGGACGACCTGCCGCACGTGCTCCAGCAATCCGTCCAGGGCGAAGCGTCACTCAAGCCCTTCGTGCTCGAAGCGCGGTACAAGAACGCCAGCGGCGAATGGCGCTGGTTGCGCTCGGAATCGCAGCCACGCTGGGACCCGACCGGCAAGCATATCGGCTTCATCGGTGTTGCCCACGACATCACCGTCGCCAAGCAGGCCGAGATCGAGCTCCGGCAGCTCAACGAGACGCTGGAAGAGCGCATCGCACAACGCACCGCCGAGCTCGAATCCAACGAGGCGCGGCTGCGCGCGATCCTGGAAACCAGCAACCAGTATCAGGGTCTGGTCAATCTCAGGGGCGAGCTTCTCTACGCCAACAAGACCGCACTCGACGGCATCGATGCGAGCTCTTCAGATGTGATCGGCAAGCCGTTGTGGGAGACGCCCTGGTTCAGCGCGACGGAGGGCATGAGCGCGCAAGTGCAGGACGCCTTCCACACCGTGCTCAAGGGCGAAGCGGTGCGGCTCGAGATGCGGCTACGCCTTCCCGTCGGCGAGCGCGATTTCGACTTCGGCATGCGCCCCGTGCTCGACCGTCACGGCAACATCACAGGCGCCGTGCCCGAGGCCGTCGACATCACCGAGCGCCGCCGCGGCGAGGAGGCGTTGCGGCAATCGCAGAAGATGGAGGCGATCGGCCAGCTCACCGGCGGCGTCGCACACGATTTCAACAATCTCCTCACCATCATCCGCTCGGCCACCGATTTCCTGCGCCGGCGGGAGCTGCCGGAAGAGCGCCGCCGCCGCTATGTCGATGCCATCTCCGAGACGGTCGAGCGCGCCTCCAAGCTGACCGCGCAGCTTCTGGCGTTCGCGCGCCGGCAGCCGCTGAAACCCCAGATCTTCAACGTCGGCAGCCAGGTCGAGGGCGTCGCGCAACTGGTGCGGCCGCTGGTCGGCGGCCGCATCGAGATCGTCGTCGAGATCGACGATGCCGACTGCTTCACCGTCGCCGACATCGCCCAGTTCGAGACCGCGCTGATCAACCTCGCCATCAACGCCCGCGACGCCATGGACGGCGAAGGCCGCCTCACCATCGCCGTGCGCAAGGTTCAGGGCATTCCGAGCCTGCGCGCACAATCGGCGCGGGGCGGCGACTATGTCGCAATCTCCGTCGCCGACACCGGCAGCGGCATCGCGCCGGACCATCTCGACTCCATCTTCGAGCCGTTCTTCACCACCAAGGAGGTCGGCAAGGGTACCGGTCTCGGCCTCAGCCAGGCCTTCGGATTCGCGAAGCAGTCCGAGGGCGACATCGCGGTGACGAGCACACAAGGCCACGGCGCGACCTTCACCATGTATTTGCCCCAGGCGCAGAGTCCCGCCGCCGAGAAGGAAACCGCGGCGCTCACCCACGAGGCTGCGATCACGGGGCGCGGCTACCGCGTGCTCGTGGTTGAGGACAATGACGATGTCGGCCAGTTCTCGACCGAGCTTCTGGAAGATCTCGGCTACGTCGTCCGGCGCGTCGCCAACGCCAACGCTGCTCTGACGATCCTGGGCGAGAACGAATTCTCCGTCGACCTCGTCTTCTCCGACGTCATCATGCCCGGCATGAACGGCGTCGAGCTCGCCGGCGTCATTCGCGAGCGCTATCCGGGCCTGCCCGTGGTGCTCACAAGCGGCTACAGCAACGTGCTCGCCGAGAACGCCCATCGCGGGTTTGAGCTGATTCAGAAGCCATATTCGGTGGAATCGCTCTCGCGGATTCTGCGTAAGGCGATCACGGAGAAGCTCTCGGTGGCGCGGTGA